Genomic segment of Arachis hypogaea cultivar Tifrunner chromosome 11, arahy.Tifrunner.gnm2.J5K5, whole genome shotgun sequence:
ATTTGTGATTTTGTGCTAACTTTATAGTCAGATTGATTTTGAACATTAAGATAGTATTTGGTGGAGAGACAAGACAGAAAAATTGAGATTGAGAGATAGAGACTAAGAGAcaaagattgaaataaatctcagtattctgtttggtgcaaagtgggagatagaaattgaaacaagaatgaaactctaatttaatttgtacaaagggtaaaattagaattaattaattgaaatgagggtattttaggtataaaatgttattaaaattcagtctccatctctaaaaattttagtcccctgtgtctctactttttgaaggtactgaaatactgaaattttggggatAAAAACAGAAAGTTTAGTACCAGTTTCTGAACCAACAAATATAAtattgagtctcagtctctcaatctTGATTTCAGTACCTCAAAATAAACGCTACTTAATGAACATGAataaaatgattttattaaatagaTAAAATCTTGGGAAGAAGTGCCAGGTTAAAACCCCTCAAGCAAAAGTCCAAATTATAAAACAAAAGTATAAGAGTGAGAAAAAGATTACTAATCCGACCGTTACAAATCATACATCATAACTCCGCATTATCTATCATAAATTGGCATTATTTACGTTATTACTCAACAAGCTGACATTCTAGTTCGGCAGTTCAAATAATCTCAATGGACATCTTAGAATAAAAATGTCAGATTGGATCTTATCACCCAATTATTACTCTTCAATTCAGACAATGAAACGGAAACATAACTGATCTATCTTCACTCATAAAAGGTACAGTCTTCTATCCTTAGAACatattgaattctcaatactgacttaagtttcggggtgcctttgcaggtacactccccccttaTTTCTTGCTCACGCTCTGCGTAATTAGACATCCCCTTGGAGTAAAGCTCGGACTTCCACAAGGCTTAAAGGTCGGCACCGAAGATAACAACTTGGCGTCGATTCCTAGGGACTGAGCTCTCCCttcaggtatccatacaagaacaattggcgcccagCATGGGGCCGAGAATATAATCCCTTGCATATATCATTAGCCTCGACATTCTCACTTGGAATCATGGCTGAATAACTTCCACCCACACCATCTGAGCTCCTTCAGATGGTGACCGAGCTATGGCAAGCCAATCAGCGCATGGCCAAAGAGAACTAACGAATGGCAAATCAAATTGCTAATTTGAATAACACCCGAATCGAAAACAACAACGATCGCCAAGAACGGACAGAAGAAGCTGAGCATAATTCAAGGCCGACGGATGTCTCTGAAACTGCTCGGCACGAAGAAGAGCAACCCGAGCATGATGAGGAAGCTCGGCCAGATAACGAGATCGACAACCTAGAAAGCTCCCCTGGGCCGTTCACGGCCGAGGTGAATAATTTCGTGTTACCTAGGAGGTTCACTCTGCCGACCACCCTAACCCCTTATGATGGGTTAGGTGATCCGAAGAAATACATCAAAAAGTTCACCTCCATAATGATAGTAAATGGTGTATTTGATAAAGTTTTATGTCGTAATTTTTCATCTTACTTAGACGGTCCTACACTTGATTGGTTCTGTTCTTTGCATGTAGGTTCTATTTCTCGCTTTAGAGACCTATCAAAGCCCTTTGAAGAGCACTTTGGTGGATCGGTAATCTATCTACACGACTCTGATTACCTAAACACAATCAAGCAAGGACAGCACGAAAGTCTTAGAGACTACATGACGCACTTCACAAAGATAGCCATGAGTATACCCAATCTCCATCCCGAGGTGGAACTGCACGCAATAAAAAGCATGGAACTGCACGCAATAAAAAGCAAACTCCGACCAGGAAAATTTCAGGAGACCATTGCTGTAGCCAAACCTAAAACTATGGCTGAGTTCTGTGGAAAGGCTAAAGGTCAGATCAACATCGAGGAACTCCGACAAGCTCGGAAAACAGAAAAACCACAATAAAGAGACGACGACAAAATACGAGACGACAAGAAAAACTTCAAACCAATTCCGCAATATGACTCTTACACTCAGTTCAACACCAAGCACGATGACATCATCAAGGAGATCTTAAATTCAAAGTTGATTAAACCGCCAAGAAAAGCCGGTAGTTACCCTGATTCAAAAAGCGCGGACAGATCAAAATACTACTCTTTCCACCAAAAGCACGGACACACTACTGACGATTGTGTCATCGCCAAAGACCTTCTGGAGCGACTAGCTCGGCAAGGTCACCTAGACAAGTATATCAGCGGCCACATATAGCGACGAGCACCCCCCTCTGGTGACCAAAGCTCGACGACACACCATGGCCGAGATAAAGATCGGCCGAACACCAACCATTCCGACCAACCAAGACGTATTATTAACTGAATTTTCGGAGGTTTTGCAGGTGGAGGAGCCACAAGCTCAGCGAGAAAGCGATCTTACCGAGCTATGCTTTCCATAGAATCTGATCAAACTCAACAGCAGACACCTCCACACTTCCCTCAAATAACATTCCAGACAACCGACCATAACACCAACGTAACAAATCAAGACGACCTGGCCGTGATTTCCCTGCAACTCGGAGATCTcctaatgaaaaatgttttactGGACCCTGGGAGCAGTGCCGATGTCCTCTTTTACTCCACATTCCAGAATATGAAACTCAGCACTAACATCCTCCAACCTTCCACTGAGACCTGGTTGGTTTTTTAGGTGAGAGAGTCCCGGTTATGGGctctgtgtggttacaaaccacactcggtGAGTTTCTTTCGTCAAAACCATCAAATATTCCATACTTAGTTGTTGATTATTTTAGTCCTTACAATTTGATACTTGGCCGACCTTTCTTAAATAGGTTCGGCGCCATAGTCTCTACAATTCATCTCTGTGTTAAGTTCCCTTTGCAGGATAACACAATTGCAACCATTCACAGTGATGCCCGAGAGGCCAGAGAATGCTACAACAACAGTTTTAAAAGACCTAACCAACACATACAGGCTCATGTCTACAACATCGGCAACCAAGATAACCTACCGGCCTTGGCCAGCCTTGACCCCAGAGCAGGAACCCTCAAGCGACCAACCCCGACAGAGGACTTGCATAAAATTTATTTCACAAAAAGCTCAAATAAATTGACCTACGTCGGCTCCACATTAACATCAGAGGAGAAAGCCTCATTCCAAGCATTTTTACAATAAAATGCCAACCTGTTTGCTTGGACTCCAGCTAATATGCCAGGTATTGATCCATCCATCATATCCCACAAGCTGGCATTAGATTCATCCGTCTGACCTATAGCACAGAAAAGGAGAAACCTCGGCCACGACCGAAAACAAGCCTCCTTGGAAGAAACCAAGAAGTTCATCAACGCCGGCTTCTTCCAGGAAATCAGATTCACAACATGGCTGGCGAATGTcgtaatgataaaaaaatataacggtaaatggcgcatgtgtgttgatttcaccaatctcaacaaagcatgctccAAAGATCCATATCCTTTGCCATCTATTGATTGCCTAGTTGATTATGCATTTGGTTATGAAAAACTtagctttatggatgcatattctggctAAAACCATATCCAAATGCATCAATCCGATCAAAATAAGATAGCCTTTATTACTGAATATGGAAACTATTATTACAAAGTCATGCCATTTGGCCTTAAGAATGCAGATGCAACATACCAATGcctaatgaacaaagtcttcgccaAGCAGATCGGCAGAAACATTGAGGTCTACGTTGAAGATATGGTCGCCAAGACAAAGATCGGCAACAATCACCTTGATGACCTCGCAGAAATCTTCGGTCATATCAGAAAATACAACATGCGTTTAAATCCCGAGAAGTGCGCATTTGGCGTCTAAAGCGGCAAATTCTTCGGCTTCATGCTCACTAGCCGAGGTATTGAGGCGAATCCAGAAAAATGCCAAGCTGTTTTAAACATGACAAGCCCACAAACCATCAAAGAAGTGCAGCAGTTAACAGGGAGACTCGCTGCACTCTCTAGATTCTTACCCTGCCTAGCTTCTAAGTCTTTATGTTttttccaaattttaaaaaagcTAAAAGCTTTCCAATGGACTGATGATTGCGAACAAGCATTCACAATTATCAAAGACACTCTTTCAAAACCACCAATTTTGCAAACCCCCTTCAAGGGGAaccattattcttatatttatctgTTACTAACTGGGCTATAAGCTCCGCTCTTATTGCAGAAAGGGAAAAGCAGCAGTTCCCGATCTATTTTACCAGCAAAACATTACAGAATGTCGAGCTTCGATATCCGAGCATTAAGAAGCTGGCCCTAGCCCTTGTCTTCTCCGCTAGAAGACTCCGGCCATATTTCCAGAGTCATATAATCCATGTTCGGACAGATCATCCTTTACGACAAGTCCTTCAAAAACCAGAGCTGGCTGGCCGACTAGTAAAGTGGTCGGTGGAACTTTCGGAATTTGATATCAAGTACGAGGGCCGAACATCTATTAAGTCCCAATtcttggccgacttcatcgccgaATTCTCAGTACCAGACACAACCGAAGATTACATTGAATGGTCTTTATACGTCGATGGGTCCTTCAACCCACAAGGATGGATGTGGAGCAGGTATCATACTTGATGATAGCCATGGCAATGTCATTAAACATTCCCTCCATTTTTATTTCAAAGCAAGTAACAATCAAAGTGAGTACGAAGCCCTAATTGCTAGTCTTAGACTCACTGCCGACCTAAACATCACCGAACTTAAGGTATACTGCGACTCCTTACTTATCATCCAGCAGGTAAACAACTTATACCAAGTAAAAGACCCTTTGCTTTCTAAATACCTTGACATCATTCAAAAtttactttcaaaattttctaaataCGAAATACAACACATACCCCGGGAGAGTAATGGCCGAGCTGACATTCTGTCTAAACTCGCCAATACTCAACCAAACGGGTCATCCCTTTTTCAGTCAATATTGCTTAAACCAAGCATTGAACTCACAGAAATTTTAAGTTTAACACAGGAAGCATATTGGAGAACTCCATATATAGAGTATCTTCGGACAGGGATCTTGCCAGGCGATGTCGAAAACGTTCGACATTTTCGCCGACAAGCCTCCTTCTTTACAATTTATAACAATTTCCTGTATAGACGAGGATTCTCTCGTCCTTTACTAAAGTGTCTTTGCAGAGCAGAAGCCGAGCTTGCGCTTGCCGAGGAACATGAAAGAATCTGTGGTACACACCTCGGAGCTCGAAGCCTGTCATCAAAGACCCTCAGAGCTGGATTATACTGGCCGACACTACGACAAGATTTAAGACAAAATTCAGAAGTTGTAACAACTGGCAAAAATACAGTCCAATCACACATCTCCTGGCCGAACTCCTATATTGTTTCGAGGTAAGCTGCCCGTTCAACCAATGGGGCATAGATATCCTCGGCCCTTTTCCAACAGCAGCAGGGCAGGTAAAATTCCTGGTTGTAGGAATTgattatttttcaaaatggatagaggcacgGCCCCTAGCCAAGATTACATCGCAACAAATGCTTTCTTTTGTATAGAAACATATTATTTGTCGATTCGGCATCCCTTGGTACATTATCACAGATAATGGTCGCTAGTTTGCCGATCAAAAGTTCACATCGTTTTTGCAGGACTTGAAAATCAAACAATATTTTTCCTCAGTAGAGTACCCACAAACAAACGGGTTAACAAAAGCTGCAAATAAAGTGATACTACACGCTCTAAGAAAGAAACTCGACGATGCAAAAGGTCTCTGGGCCGAACTTATACCAGAAATCATATGGGGGTACAGTACCACAGTCCACTCAACAACAAAAGAAACACCATTCCGCCTGGTATATAGCG
This window contains:
- the LOC140176120 gene encoding uncharacterized protein, giving the protein MHQSDQNKIAFITEYGNYYYKVMPFGLKNADATYQCLMNKVFAKQIGRNIEVYVEDMVAKTKIGNNHLDDLAEIFEREKQQFPIYFTSKTLQNVELRYPSIKKLALALVFSARRLRPYFQSHIIHVRTDHPLRQVLQKPELAGRLVKWSVELSEFDIKYEGRTSIKSQFLADFIAEFSVPDTTEDYIEWSLYVDGSFNPQGWMWSRRGFSRPLLKCLCRAEAELALAEEHERICGTHLGARSLSSKTLRAGLYWPTLRQDLRQNSEVVTTGKNTVQSHISWPNSYIVSRGTAPSQDYIATNAFFCIETYYLSIRHPLDLKIKQYFSSVEYPQTNGLTKAANKVILHALRKKLDDAKGLWAELIPEIIWGYSTTVHSTTKETPFRLVYSADAMIPVEISQASLQTQLADHTTSLTSRETDLELIEEIRYLATITHRAMQQHIARRYN